A part of Thermomicrobiales bacterium genomic DNA contains:
- the thpR gene encoding RNA 2',3'-cyclic phosphodiesterase codes for MVTHRRRQASTTTTGTADWRVFVAVPVSEAVRARMRDVADALAPQGWPMRWVRPDLAHLTLRFYGNVASDRVPDLAARIAPVAQSAQPLQLEATTIGAFPSEHRPRVIWLGLAGDIGPLGVLAAAVTTATNDYGPPERRPFAPHITLARLRDGAAAPSDFRQVVASVERPAVPFVADRLQLIRSVLGAGGPTYSTLHEWRLGAAPEIDDHG; via the coding sequence ATGGTGACGCACCGGCGGCGACAGGCCAGCACGACGACGACAGGGACCGCCGACTGGCGCGTCTTCGTTGCTGTGCCAGTGAGCGAGGCGGTTCGCGCGCGGATGAGAGATGTTGCCGACGCGCTCGCGCCGCAGGGTTGGCCGATGCGCTGGGTGCGGCCGGATCTGGCGCACCTGACGCTGCGGTTCTACGGCAATGTAGCCAGCGACCGCGTGCCGGACCTGGCTGCGCGGATCGCGCCCGTTGCGCAGAGTGCCCAGCCATTGCAACTGGAGGCGACGACGATCGGTGCGTTTCCGTCTGAGCATCGACCGCGCGTCATCTGGCTCGGACTGGCCGGCGACATCGGGCCGCTGGGTGTGCTCGCCGCAGCCGTGACGACCGCGACGAACGACTATGGCCCACCGGAGCGGCGACCGTTCGCGCCGCACATCACGCTGGCGCGTCTGCGCGATGGCGCTGCGGCCCCGTCCGATTTCCGGCAGGTAGTGGCGAGCGTTGAGCGCCCAGCCGTTCCGTTTGTAGCGGATCGCCTGCAGCTCATCCGCAGCGTGCTGGGTGCGGGCGGACCGACTTATTCGACGCTGCACGAGTGGCGACTTGGCGCTGCGCCGGAGATCGACGATCACGGTTAG